The segment CCACCTTCATCGACTACCCCTCGGTCTGGGCCGGCATCTACGACCGCGAACGCCTGCGCGAGGCCGGTGCGCTGTTCTTCGAGGAGAGCCTGCGGACCGCCGAGGACCGCCACTGGTTCTACCAGCTGCACCTGCGGATGCGCTCCTTCGGAGTGGTCGACCTCCACGGCGTCTTCTACCGCCGCGACGTGTCCACTTCGCTCACCAGGATCCCGGACGAACGCCAGCTCGACTTCCTTCCCGCCTTCCGGCTCGTTTTCGACGAGCTCGCCCGCCATCCGCGCGGATATGAACTCTCGTTCAAGGCCATGCGAACTCTGTGCGCGCTCGTCGTCATTCACATGGACCGCGCCCAGGACTACGAGGAAGTCACCCGCGGCCTGCTGTGGGAACGCAGCGCGCGCACCCTCTTCGACCTTCCCCAGGACATCCTGGAGGGGACCCTGGCAGGAATGGACTCCGCACGCGTGAACAAGCTCAGAGCACTGATGTCCCAGTACCAGGGTGCCGCCGCCCGATGACCCGGATATTCGCCGCCTCCACCCTCTACGGCGCCATGACGGTGGCCGCCGCCATCGACGCCGGCCAGCTCGGCCAGGACGACCGCGAGCGCATCCTGCTCGTCTGCAACAACGTCGACATCCCCGAGGTCGCCACCCCGCTCCACCGGATGCCCGGCGCCGCCGCCGTCCTCGCGCGCTTCCACCGCGTCGTCTACTGG is part of the Streptomyces katrae genome and harbors:
- a CDS encoding glycosyltransferase family 2 protein, which translates into the protein MVTLSVIVAMCDVRDFCRTTLKSLALNAREDFEFIVVDDASVDGTSEILREMVPGIPGAVLIRNERNMGISATRNIGLAAARGRFFTFLDGDDWYAPGYLAQLVGWMSQSGVDFLRTGHVRVYGKKRKIVMPPLAPRALPLNPLDYMGPVDASTFIDYPSVWAGIYDRERLREAGALFFEESLRTAEDRHWFYQLHLRMRSFGVVDLHGVFYRRDVSTSLTRIPDERQLDFLPAFRLVFDELARHPRGYELSFKAMRTLCALVVIHMDRAQDYEEVTRGLLWERSARTLFDLPQDILEGTLAGMDSARVNKLRALMSQYQGAAAR